One Brassica napus cultivar Da-Ae chromosome A1, Da-Ae, whole genome shotgun sequence genomic region harbors:
- the LOC106429529 gene encoding uncharacterized protein LOC106429529, which translates to MEYWKSHRTLKCAREIDEGTPECGFELLPSYLYMIRRANPNTVTRLQIDELGRFMYVFLAFGASVNGFPFMRKVVVVDGTFLNGKYKGTLLTALAQDGNFQIFPIAFAVVDTENDDSWNWFFTQLKVLIPDQEGLAIISDRHNSIGKAITNVYPLAARGICTYHLYKNILGRYKGKDVFRLVKKAARCFRMSDFDMIFEEIEALNPDLHGYLERADVRLWTRVYFPGERYNLMTTNIAESMNRALSHARGLNIVRILESIRVMMTRWFAERRVDARSQSTTLTRCVEKLLQGRVSASRDWTVQRIDDHHTEVKYGAAGESLNVVNLVERKCTCRRFDVEKIPCVHAIAAAEERNVSRISLCSPYYKSTYLASAYAESVMPVDSALPVPDNVANVQCFPPFIRQQPGRPKKNRMKSALEVALANKRPRKEHICSRCSQSGHNARTCPI; encoded by the exons ATGGAATATTGGAAATCACACCGGACGCTTAAATGTGCAAGGGAAATCGATGAGGGCACACCTGAGTGTGGTTTTGAACTCTTGCCTTCTTACTTATACATGATAAGAAGGGCAAATCCGAATACAGTTACGCGTCTTCAAATCGATGAGCTTGGAAGATTCATGTATGTGTTTCTTGCGTTTGGTGCGAGCGTTAATGGGTTTCCTTTCATGCGCAAAGTTGTTGTCGTCGACGGTACGTTTCTTAATGGTAAATATAAAGGGACGCTACTCACAGCACTAGCTCAGGATGGTAACTTTCAGATTTTTCCAATAGCCTTCGCAGTGGTTGACACTGAAAATGATGATTCGTGGAATTGGTTTTTTACGCAACTAAAAGTGTTGATTCCTGACCAGGAGGGTCTTGCGATAATATCAGATAGGCATAACTCGATAGGGAAAGCAATTACAAATGTGTATCCGTTAGCTGCTCGTGGAATATGCACCTATCATTTGTATAAAAACATATTGGGACGGTACAAAGGAAAAGATGTATTTCGGCTGGTGAAGAAAGCGGCGAGATGTTTTAGAATGTCTGACTTTGATATGATTTTCGAGGAGATTGAAGCACTTAATCCTGATCTCCACGGCTACCTCGAAAGAGCTGATGTCAGACTGTGGACACGTGTTTATTTCCCGGGCGAGaggtacaatttgatgactacgaACATAGCGGAATCAATGAACAGAGCATTATCGCATGCTAGAGGTCTTAACATTGTTCGAATATTGGAATCGATACGGGTTATGATGACCAGATGGTTTGCTGAACGAAGAGTGGATGCCAGATCGCAGTCAACCACACTCACGCGATGTGTGGAGAAACTATTACAA GGACGTGTAAGTGCCTCCCGGGATTGGACGGTTCAAAGGATTGATGACCATCACACTGAAGTTAAATATGGCGCTGCTGGCGAGTCTTTGAATGTTGTTAATTTGGTTGAGCGAAAGTGCACATGTCGGCGTTTCGATGTCGAGAAAATACCATGTGTACACGCAATCGCAGCTGCAGAGGAAAGAAATGTTTCTCGTATATCACTGTGCAGTCCTTACTATAAAAGCACTTATTTAGCTAGCGCATACGCTGAATCGGTCATGCCGGTTGACTCAGCGCTACCTGTTCCAGATAACGTGGCTAACGTACAGTGCTTTCCACCGTTTATTCGTCAACAACCGGGAAGACctaaaaaaaataggatgaaatCTGCTTTAGA